In Hoeflea ulvae, one genomic interval encodes:
- the gatB gene encoding Asp-tRNA(Asn)/Glu-tRNA(Gln) amidotransferase subunit GatB produces the protein MTLVDTRTPEPKRFVPGATGDWEIVIGLEVHAQVTSNSKLFSGSSTEFGKAANSNVSLVDAAMPGMLPVINEECVAQAVRTGLGLKAKINNRSVFDRKNYFYPDLPQGYQISQFKDPIVGEGEIIISVGPDRKGNFEDIEIGIERLHLEQDAGKSMHDQHPTMSYVDLNRSGVALMEIVSKPDMRSADEAKAYVTKLRSILRYLGTCDGNMDEGSMRADVNVSVRKPGGDFGTRCEIKNVNSIRFIGQAIDYEARRQIAIIEDGGTIDQETRLFDPGKGETRSMRSKEDAHDYRYFPDPDLLPLEFDDAYVAALKADLPELPDDKKARLVRDMGLSVYDASILVSEKAIADYYEELAAGRDGKTAANWVINDLLGALNKAGKGIEETPVSPAQLGGILDLIKDGTISGKIAKDLFEIVFTEGGDPADIVEARGMKQVTDTGAIEKAVDEIIAANPDQVAKAVAKPALAGWFVGQVMKATGGKANPKAVQELVKAKLGIED, from the coding sequence ATGACCCTCGTTGATACCCGCACTCCCGAACCCAAGCGCTTTGTTCCCGGCGCCACCGGCGATTGGGAGATTGTCATTGGCCTGGAGGTTCATGCCCAGGTGACCAGCAATTCGAAGCTGTTTTCCGGGTCCTCGACCGAATTCGGCAAGGCCGCCAATTCCAATGTCAGCCTGGTCGATGCGGCGATGCCGGGCATGCTGCCGGTGATCAACGAGGAATGCGTGGCGCAGGCCGTGCGTACCGGACTTGGCCTCAAGGCCAAGATCAACAATCGCTCGGTGTTCGACCGCAAGAACTATTTCTACCCCGACCTGCCGCAGGGCTACCAGATCTCCCAGTTCAAGGATCCGATTGTCGGCGAAGGCGAGATCATCATTTCCGTCGGTCCCGACCGCAAGGGCAATTTCGAGGACATCGAGATCGGCATCGAGCGGCTGCATCTGGAACAGGATGCCGGCAAGTCGATGCACGACCAGCATCCGACCATGTCCTATGTCGACCTCAACCGGTCAGGCGTGGCGCTGATGGAGATTGTCTCCAAGCCCGACATGCGCTCGGCTGACGAGGCCAAGGCCTATGTCACCAAGCTGCGGTCGATCCTGCGCTATCTCGGCACCTGCGACGGCAACATGGACGAAGGCTCGATGCGCGCCGACGTCAATGTCTCGGTGCGCAAGCCCGGTGGCGATTTCGGCACCCGCTGCGAGATCAAGAACGTCAATTCGATCCGTTTCATCGGTCAGGCCATCGACTATGAGGCCCGCCGCCAGATCGCCATTATCGAGGATGGCGGCACCATCGACCAGGAGACCCGGCTGTTCGATCCCGGCAAGGGCGAAACCCGCTCGATGCGGTCCAAGGAAGATGCGCATGACTACCGCTATTTCCCCGATCCCGATCTGTTGCCGCTGGAATTCGACGATGCCTATGTCGCCGCGCTGAAGGCGGATCTGCCGGAATTGCCCGACGACAAGAAGGCGCGGCTGGTGCGTGACATGGGACTGTCGGTCTATGACGCCTCAATCCTGGTCTCGGAAAAGGCGATTGCCGATTACTACGAGGAGCTCGCCGCCGGCCGTGACGGCAAGACAGCTGCCAACTGGGTGATCAACGACTTGCTGGGCGCCTTGAACAAAGCCGGCAAAGGTATTGAAGAGACTCCGGTTTCGCCCGCTCAGCTCGGCGGCATCCTTGATCTGATCAAGGACGGCACCATTTCCGGCAAGATCGCCAAGGACCTGTTCGAGATCGTCTTCACCGAAGGCGGCGACCCGGCCGATATCGTCGAAGCCAGGGGCATGAAGCAGGTCACCGACACCGGCGCCATCGAAAAGGCCGTCGATGAAATCATCGCCGCCAATCCCGACCAGGTCGCCAAGGCCGTCGCCAAGCCGGCGCTGGCCGGCTGGTTCGTCGGCCAGGTGATGAAGGCCACCGGCGGCAAGGCCAACCCGAAGGCCGTGCAGGAACTGGTCAAGGCCAAGCTCGGCATCGAAGACTGA
- a CDS encoding DUF6455 family protein, which produces MSTFDYFSRLTQRADLMEGMMKKLAVIDEVKAMPGHGGVLRRAANRCLTCEQTEACGQWLSDAENPDEAPGYCRNHDLFARVRSKLDAETSPAG; this is translated from the coding sequence ATGAGCACGTTCGATTATTTCAGCCGCCTGACCCAGCGCGCCGACCTGATGGAAGGCATGATGAAGAAACTTGCCGTGATCGACGAGGTCAAGGCGATGCCGGGCCATGGCGGGGTCTTGCGCCGCGCGGCCAACCGCTGCCTGACCTGCGAGCAGACCGAAGCCTGCGGTCAATGGTTGTCGGACGCGGAGAATCCGGACGAGGCACCGGGCTATTGCCGCAACCATGATCTTTTCGCCCGGGTGCGCTCGAAGCTCGACGCCGAGACCTCCCCTGCCGGCTGA
- a CDS encoding GNAT family N-acetyltransferase has protein sequence MLTIRPATSAEAQDLSKIGLAAWEKAIRVWGEDADRLRQNANDAFYGFCTGHWPDILVGEWDGELAGWGACEKADDFITDLWVHPDFQGRGIGTAVLEAIEAGIRDRGYPTARLDTHARNAGAIKLYKRLGYRVKAYFVTYSDALDEDIDKVEMIREFDPGAVPAETDSDEDGLYGI, from the coding sequence ATGTTGACGATCCGGCCTGCCACCTCCGCTGAAGCCCAGGATCTGTCGAAGATCGGCCTGGCGGCGTGGGAAAAGGCAATAAGGGTCTGGGGCGAGGATGCCGACCGGCTGCGCCAGAATGCCAATGACGCCTTCTACGGCTTCTGCACCGGACACTGGCCCGACATCCTGGTGGGCGAATGGGACGGCGAGCTGGCCGGTTGGGGCGCCTGCGAGAAGGCTGATGATTTCATCACCGATCTTTGGGTGCATCCTGATTTTCAGGGCAGGGGCATCGGCACGGCGGTGCTTGAAGCCATCGAGGCGGGCATTCGCGACCGGGGCTATCCCACGGCCCGGCTCGACACCCATGCCCGCAATGCCGGCGCAATCAAGCTCTACAAGCGTCTCGGCTACCGGGTGAAGGCCTATTTCGTCACCTATTCCGATGCGCTCGACGAAGACATCGACAAGGTGGAGATGATCCGCGAATTCGATCCCGGTGCGGTGCCTGCTGAAACCGACAGCGACGAGGACGGCCTTTACGGCATCTGA